In Candidatus Eisenbacteria bacterium, one genomic interval encodes:
- a CDS encoding TatD family hydrolase — MGLADVHAHLTHRKLLPDIDAIVARATAAGLTTIVSNGLNPRDNEATRTLAARHPVVKPAFGFYPVDTVLADMVTMGVEYPRDEEPVAADEGIAWVREHAGEAIAVGEIGLDGYWVPESLWEKQEAAFRALVRIALDAGKPIIIHTRKRERRALEVLEELGATRVNWHCFGGKVNLARQIAERGHYFSIPANARRSESFTRMLQTLPRERLLLETDCPYLSPNREERNEPATIAGTAAYAAELWGVPEAEVATRMSENFARLFGVEP, encoded by the coding sequence ATGGGCCTCGCCGACGTCCACGCGCATCTCACGCACCGCAAGCTGCTGCCGGACATCGACGCGATCGTCGCGCGCGCGACCGCCGCGGGGCTGACGACGATCGTGTCGAACGGCCTCAACCCGCGCGACAACGAGGCGACGCGCACGCTCGCCGCGCGCCACCCGGTCGTGAAGCCCGCCTTCGGCTTCTATCCGGTCGACACGGTGCTCGCGGACATGGTGACGATGGGCGTCGAGTACCCGCGCGACGAGGAGCCCGTCGCCGCCGACGAGGGGATCGCCTGGGTGCGCGAGCACGCGGGCGAAGCGATCGCGGTCGGCGAGATCGGACTCGACGGCTACTGGGTTCCGGAGTCGCTCTGGGAGAAGCAGGAGGCAGCCTTCCGCGCCCTCGTCCGCATCGCCCTCGATGCCGGAAAGCCGATCATCATCCACACGCGCAAGCGCGAGCGCCGCGCGCTCGAGGTGTTGGAGGAGCTGGGCGCGACGCGGGTCAACTGGCACTGCTTCGGCGGCAAGGTGAACCTGGCGCGACAGATCGCAGAGCGCGGCCACTACTTCTCGATCCCCGCCAACGCGCGGCGTTCGGAGAGCTTCACGCGCATGCTGCAGACGTTGCCGCGCGAGCGGCTGCTGCTCGAGACCGACTGCCCATATCTGTCGCCCAACCGCGAGGAGCGCAACGAGCCCGCCACGATCGCGGGCACCGCGGCCTACGCGGCGGAGCTGTGGGGCGTTCCCGAGGCCGAGGTCGCAACGCGCATGAGCGAGAACTTCGCGCGCCTCTTCGGCGTCGAGCCCTAG
- a CDS encoding phosphotransferase family protein, which translates to MRRLPGGASREIWLFTLGRAGAPPERLVLRRDPPGHVIESSRRQEFELLRAATVAGVPVPRVLWCGGDDAVLGASFFIMDFVEGETIGRKILRDAELARARERLPEQLAEAAARIHTMAPEALGLRAPDGKSPGAAEVARYAQILQGIAPDPHPALELAIRWLGARLPAPRRATVVHGDYRIGNVIVGSDGLRAVIDWELTHAGDPMEDLGWLCVRSWRFGADDKPVGGLCERERLFAAYERASGAPVDPAAVRWWEIFGNYKWAVICIMQAQSFLGGVKNVELAALGRRIVEMEMELLDLMEAA; encoded by the coding sequence TTGCGGCGTCTTCCCGGCGGGGCCTCGCGGGAGATCTGGCTCTTCACGCTCGGGCGTGCGGGCGCGCCGCCCGAGCGGCTCGTCCTGCGTCGCGACCCGCCCGGCCACGTGATCGAGTCGAGCCGGCGCCAGGAGTTCGAGCTGCTCCGCGCCGCGACCGTCGCCGGCGTGCCCGTGCCGCGCGTGCTGTGGTGCGGTGGGGACGACGCCGTGCTCGGCGCGTCGTTCTTCATCATGGACTTCGTCGAGGGCGAGACGATCGGCCGCAAGATCCTTCGCGACGCCGAGCTGGCGCGCGCGCGCGAGCGCCTTCCCGAGCAGCTCGCCGAGGCGGCGGCGCGCATCCACACCATGGCCCCCGAAGCGCTCGGCCTGCGCGCGCCGGACGGGAAGAGCCCCGGGGCGGCGGAGGTCGCGCGCTACGCGCAGATCCTGCAGGGCATCGCGCCCGATCCGCATCCCGCGCTGGAGCTCGCCATCCGCTGGCTCGGCGCCCGCCTGCCGGCACCGCGCCGCGCGACCGTCGTGCACGGCGACTATCGCATCGGCAACGTGATCGTCGGCTCCGACGGCCTGCGCGCCGTGATCGACTGGGAGCTCACCCACGCCGGCGATCCGATGGAGGACCTCGGCTGGCTCTGTGTGCGCTCGTGGCGCTTCGGCGCCGACGACAAGCCGGTCGGCGGCCTGTGCGAGCGCGAGCGCCTGTTCGCCGCCTACGAGCGCGCGAGCGGCGCGCCAGTCGATCCCGCCGCCGTGCGGTGGTGGGAGATCTTCGGCAACTACAAGTGGGCCGTCATCTGCATCATGCAGGCCCAGAGCTTTCTCGGCGGCGTGAAGAACGTCGAGCTCGCCGCCCTCGGCCGCCGCATCGTCGAAATGGAGATGGAGCTGCTCGATTTGATGGAGGCCGCATGA
- a CDS encoding SCO family protein, with protein MTRACIAALALAVATAAAALDPSDYAYTYGVGTFVPEYAPPPPGSYELPPIKTVSDHPVLADDGAATTLFALAGNRVAIVAFVYTTCVEAAGCPVSTAALHRIDRAVADDPELRGKVALVSVSFDPERDTPARMAATRRLHEAGADWYFVTTQDDAALQPLLDDFGQPVGKLRRADGSWTGLFRHVLKIFLVDGEHRVRNVYSVGFLHPDLILNDVRTVLREPVAKR; from the coding sequence ATGACCCGAGCCTGCATCGCGGCGCTGGCGCTCGCGGTCGCGACCGCGGCCGCGGCGCTCGATCCGTCGGACTACGCGTACACCTACGGCGTCGGCACGTTCGTCCCGGAGTACGCGCCGCCGCCCCCCGGCAGCTACGAGCTACCGCCGATCAAGACGGTCTCGGACCACCCGGTACTCGCGGACGACGGCGCGGCGACGACGCTCTTCGCGCTGGCCGGAAATCGCGTGGCGATCGTCGCGTTCGTCTACACGACGTGCGTCGAGGCCGCCGGGTGTCCGGTCAGCACCGCCGCCCTGCACCGGATCGACCGTGCCGTCGCCGACGACCCGGAGCTGCGCGGCAAGGTCGCGCTCGTGAGCGTCAGCTTCGACCCCGAACGCGACACGCCCGCGCGCATGGCCGCGACCCGCCGCCTGCACGAGGCCGGTGCCGACTGGTACTTCGTCACGACGCAGGACGACGCCGCCCTGCAACCGCTGCTCGACGACTTCGGCCAGCCGGTCGGCAAGCTCCGCCGCGCCGACGGCTCGTGGACGGGACTCTTCCGGCACGTGCTCAAGATCTTCCTGGTCGACGGCGAGCACCGCGTGCGGAACGTGTACAGCGTGGGGTTCCTGCACCCCGACCTCATCCTCAACGACGTGCGGACGGTACTGCGCGAGCCAGTCGCGAAGCGGTGA
- a CDS encoding cytochrome P450, producing MAAPLVYSPYAYEIHEDPYPTYERLRDEAPAYYNPDLDFWALSRFEDVHAAMQDYERFSSSLGVSLEQGSGQRPPMIIAMDPPRQQKLRKLVSKAFTPRRVATMEPQIRALTRKYLDPLVPRGACDFIEDFSAKLPMDVISTMMGVPDGDQDMLRHWSDALLHREEGKADPTRAGMEGAGNLVRYFAEDLARRRKRPGDDLVSALIDAEVDGERLTDAEIIGFCFLMVIAGNETTTKMLGNAIVLLARHPDQRAYLVQHPERIPDAVEEVLRFDNSTQMLARVLTCDVPLHGRTMQAGKRVVLLVGSANRDERVFERASEFDIRRPPKPSLAFGYGIHVCLGASLARLEGRVALEEVLAHLPEYVVDEAGLVRVHSANVRGYANVPIRFASRKT from the coding sequence ATGGCCGCGCCGCTCGTCTACAGTCCGTACGCGTACGAGATCCACGAGGATCCCTACCCGACCTACGAGCGCCTGCGTGACGAGGCGCCCGCGTACTACAACCCCGACCTCGACTTCTGGGCGCTGTCGCGTTTCGAGGACGTGCACGCCGCCATGCAGGACTACGAGCGCTTCTCGTCGTCGCTCGGCGTCTCGCTCGAGCAGGGCAGTGGGCAGCGGCCGCCCATGATCATCGCGATGGATCCGCCGCGCCAGCAGAAGCTCCGCAAGCTCGTCTCGAAGGCGTTCACGCCGCGGCGGGTGGCGACCATGGAGCCGCAGATCCGCGCCCTCACGCGGAAGTACCTGGATCCGCTCGTGCCGCGCGGCGCGTGCGACTTCATCGAGGACTTCTCGGCGAAGCTGCCCATGGACGTCATCAGCACGATGATGGGCGTGCCCGACGGCGACCAGGACATGCTGCGCCACTGGTCGGACGCCTTGCTCCACCGCGAGGAAGGCAAGGCCGACCCGACGCGGGCGGGGATGGAGGGCGCGGGCAACCTCGTGCGCTACTTCGCAGAGGACCTCGCGCGCCGGCGCAAGCGCCCCGGCGACGACCTCGTGAGCGCGCTCATCGACGCCGAGGTCGACGGCGAGCGCCTGACCGACGCGGAGATCATCGGCTTCTGCTTCCTGATGGTCATCGCCGGCAACGAGACGACGACGAAGATGCTCGGCAACGCGATCGTGCTCCTCGCGCGGCATCCCGACCAGCGCGCGTACCTCGTGCAGCATCCCGAACGCATTCCCGACGCCGTCGAAGAGGTGCTGCGCTTCGACAACTCGACGCAGATGCTGGCGCGCGTGCTCACGTGCGACGTGCCGCTGCACGGCAGGACGATGCAGGCGGGCAAGCGCGTCGTCCTGCTGGTCGGCTCCGCGAACCGCGACGAGCGGGTGTTCGAGCGCGCGAGCGAGTTCGACATCCGCCGCCCGCCGAAGCCGTCGCTCGCGTTCGGCTACGGCATCCACGTGTGCCTCGGCGCGTCGCTCGCGCGCCTCGAAGGCCGCGTCGCGCTGGAAGAGGTGCTGGCGCACCTGCCCGAATACGTCGTCGACGAGGCGGGCCTGGTGCGCGTGCACTCCGCCAACGTGCGCGGCTACGCGAACGTCCCCATCCGTTTCGCCTCTCGAAAGACCTGA
- a CDS encoding selenium-binding protein SBP56-related protein: MMRIASTLIVLAATLAHADETCMSPYMPKITGQEDYVYAWTLGIEGVGDGSDKLVTIGARPGTPTYGKVVSTASVGGRHEAHHAGFSDDRRYLWAGGLDSSTIWVFDIASDPAHPKIVKTIDTFVADSGGVVGPHTFFALPGRMLISGLSNSKDEGGRTALVEYNNDGQFVRTMWLPDDASYGYDVRVQPRLNRMLTSSFTGKKNYMRDLSAVMGDAEAMKSFGNTMVVWDFHARKPIQTLEVPGAPLEIRWALQPRHNYAFTSTALTSKIWLIEQLPDGTFKASAVADIGDPKKIPLPVDISISADDRFLFVDSMMDGMCRIYDVSDPHHPKLVTEEHVGSQLNMVSETWDGERLYFTSSLLAKWDKKGKDDEQFLAAYRFDGKKLHPLFRIDFAKEGLGRPHHMHFGQDQFYKNQIYSEAEPARAVARR; this comes from the coding sequence ATGATGCGAATCGCGTCGACCCTCATCGTGCTCGCCGCCACGCTCGCGCACGCCGACGAGACGTGCATGTCGCCCTACATGCCGAAGATCACCGGGCAGGAGGACTACGTCTACGCCTGGACACTCGGCATCGAGGGGGTGGGCGACGGCTCCGACAAGCTCGTCACGATCGGCGCGCGCCCCGGCACGCCGACCTACGGCAAGGTCGTCTCGACCGCGTCGGTCGGCGGCCGACACGAAGCGCACCACGCCGGCTTCAGCGACGATCGCCGCTACCTGTGGGCCGGCGGGCTCGACTCGAGCACGATCTGGGTCTTCGACATCGCGAGCGATCCCGCGCACCCGAAGATCGTGAAGACGATCGACACCTTCGTCGCCGACAGCGGCGGCGTCGTCGGGCCGCACACGTTCTTCGCCCTGCCCGGCCGCATGCTGATCAGCGGGCTCTCGAACTCGAAGGACGAGGGCGGCCGCACGGCGCTCGTCGAGTACAACAACGACGGCCAGTTCGTCCGCACCATGTGGCTGCCGGACGACGCGAGCTACGGCTACGACGTGCGCGTGCAGCCGCGGCTCAACCGCATGCTGACGTCGTCGTTCACGGGCAAGAAGAACTACATGCGCGACCTGTCGGCGGTGATGGGCGACGCCGAGGCCATGAAGAGCTTCGGCAACACGATGGTCGTGTGGGACTTCCACGCCCGCAAGCCCATCCAGACGCTCGAGGTCCCGGGTGCGCCGCTCGAGATCCGTTGGGCGCTGCAGCCGCGCCACAACTACGCGTTCACGTCGACCGCCCTCACGTCGAAGATCTGGCTCATCGAGCAGCTCCCGGACGGCACGTTCAAGGCGAGCGCCGTCGCCGACATCGGCGACCCGAAGAAGATCCCGCTGCCGGTCGACATCAGCATCTCGGCAGACGATCGCTTCCTGTTCGTCGACTCGATGATGGACGGCATGTGCCGCATCTACGACGTCTCCGACCCGCACCATCCGAAGCTCGTGACCGAGGAGCACGTCGGCTCGCAGCTGAACATGGTGTCGGAGACGTGGGACGGCGAGCGCCTGTACTTCACGTCGTCACTGCTGGCGAAGTGGGACAAGAAGGGCAAGGACGACGAGCAGTTCCTGGCGGCGTACCGCTTCGACGGCAAGAAGCTCCACCCGCTGTTCCGGATCGACTTCGCGAAAGAGGGGCTCGGCCGCCCGCACCACATGCACTTCGGGCAGGACCAGTTCTACAAGAACCAGATCTACAGCGAGGCCGAGCCCGCGCGCGCCGTCGCGCGCAGATGA
- a CDS encoding DUF6285 domain-containing protein, protein MQDRPTAIELLTAVREFLEQDVLPGLEGRKRFHALVAANVLSIVTRELQEEETLLVAEWRRLRDLLGVDETVSPGRLDGLRAAVRALTERLVRRIRAGDADGGAFGDAVRAHVRMTITEKLRVANPKLLGGAS, encoded by the coding sequence ATGCAGGACCGACCCACCGCCATCGAGCTCCTGACCGCCGTGCGCGAGTTCCTCGAGCAGGACGTGCTGCCCGGGCTCGAGGGGCGCAAGCGCTTCCACGCGCTCGTCGCCGCCAACGTCCTGTCGATCGTCACGCGGGAGCTGCAGGAGGAGGAGACGTTGCTGGTCGCCGAATGGCGACGGTTGCGCGATCTGCTCGGCGTCGACGAAACGGTGTCACCGGGGCGCCTCGACGGGCTGCGCGCGGCGGTGCGCGCGCTCACCGAGCGGCTGGTGAGGCGCATCCGTGCGGGCGACGCGGACGGCGGTGCGTTCGGCGACGCGGTCCGCGCGCACGTGCGCATGACGATCACGGAGAAGCTCCGCGTCGCGAATCCGAAGCTCCTCGGCGGTGCGTCGTAG
- a CDS encoding DUF72 domain-containing protein has protein sequence MTRPDVRVGTASWTEKTLLESGAFYPPTARTAEQRLRFYAQRFGVVEVDATYYALPSARNAAAWVERTPAGFLFGVKAFAAMTGHPVEPTRLDRDLQAALPAAMRRARQLHARALPADVVAEIWQRFRANLEPLVVAGKLAYVLLQMPPWFRPGAESWQQLDDAAARLPGLPCAVEFREAGWLSEGRADDTLERLRERGLAYVCVDEPQGTAASVPPVAASTSDALAVVRFHGRRRETWTRAGAPTTERFRYLYQTGELAEWVPRIRTLAKASRRVLVLMNNCYRDYAVQNAQDLAALLA, from the coding sequence ATGACAAGACCCGACGTCCGGGTGGGGACGGCGTCCTGGACGGAGAAGACGCTGCTCGAGAGCGGTGCCTTCTATCCGCCCACCGCGCGCACGGCCGAGCAGCGCCTGCGGTTCTACGCGCAGCGATTCGGCGTCGTCGAGGTGGACGCGACGTACTACGCGCTGCCGTCGGCGCGGAACGCCGCGGCATGGGTCGAACGCACGCCCGCCGGGTTCCTCTTCGGCGTGAAGGCGTTCGCCGCCATGACGGGACACCCGGTCGAGCCGACGCGTCTCGATCGCGATCTGCAGGCGGCGCTCCCGGCGGCGATGCGCCGAGCCCGCCAGCTCCACGCCCGCGCGCTGCCCGCCGACGTCGTCGCCGAGATCTGGCAGCGCTTCCGCGCGAACCTGGAGCCGCTGGTCGTCGCCGGCAAGCTCGCGTACGTCCTGCTGCAGATGCCGCCGTGGTTCCGACCCGGAGCCGAGAGCTGGCAGCAGCTCGACGACGCGGCGGCGCGCCTGCCGGGCTTGCCGTGTGCGGTCGAGTTCCGGGAAGCCGGCTGGCTCTCGGAGGGGCGCGCCGACGACACGCTCGAGCGCCTGCGCGAGCGGGGGCTCGCCTACGTCTGCGTCGACGAGCCGCAGGGCACCGCGGCGAGCGTCCCGCCGGTGGCTGCGTCCACGTCCGACGCGCTCGCGGTCGTGCGGTTCCACGGCCGGCGGCGGGAGACGTGGACGCGCGCCGGCGCGCCCACGACCGAGCGCTTCCGCTACCTCTACCAGACCGGCGAGCTCGCCGAGTGGGTGCCCCGCATCCGGACCCTGGCGAAGGCGAGCCGGCGCGTGCTCGTCCTCATGAACAACTGCTACCGCGACTACGCGGTGCAGAACGCGCAGGACCTGGCGGCCCTGCTCGCCTAG
- a CDS encoding isocitrate lyase/phosphoenolpyruvate mutase family protein has translation MATPRERAERFHDLHRSGPPLVLANAWDAASARILEEAGAPAIATSSAAMAWALGYPDGQRAPRDEIVAAIARICRAVRAPVSADVERGFGGSPADVGETVRAIVRAGAIGVNLEDGKAADGRTLVAPDVLADRIRAARQAAGAEGVPLFVNARIDTYFVPAPDPAARFKDTLARAARYVDAGADGIFVPGLADLAEIGELVRAVPRPVNILAWPGAPTVPALAAVGVRRVSVGCSPMQAVLGLTRRIGRELLSAGTYDAMAGDSISVADANALFASR, from the coding sequence ATGGCGACACCACGAGAGCGCGCGGAGCGTTTCCACGACCTGCACCGCAGCGGGCCACCGCTCGTGCTGGCGAACGCGTGGGACGCCGCCAGCGCCCGCATCCTCGAGGAGGCCGGCGCGCCGGCGATCGCGACGTCGAGCGCCGCCATGGCGTGGGCGCTCGGCTACCCGGACGGGCAGCGCGCCCCGCGCGACGAGATCGTCGCCGCGATCGCACGCATCTGTCGCGCCGTGCGCGCCCCGGTCAGCGCCGACGTCGAGCGCGGATTCGGCGGCTCGCCGGCGGACGTCGGCGAGACCGTTCGCGCGATCGTTCGCGCCGGCGCGATCGGCGTGAACCTCGAGGACGGGAAGGCCGCGGACGGACGGACGCTGGTTGCGCCCGACGTCCTCGCCGACAGGATCCGCGCCGCCCGGCAGGCCGCCGGCGCGGAGGGCGTCCCGCTCTTCGTGAACGCGCGCATCGATACCTACTTCGTCCCGGCTCCCGATCCGGCCGCGCGGTTCAAGGACACGCTCGCGCGTGCCGCCCGCTACGTCGACGCCGGAGCCGACGGCATCTTCGTTCCCGGTCTCGCGGATCTCGCCGAGATCGGCGAGCTCGTTCGCGCCGTGCCGCGACCGGTGAACATCCTCGCCTGGCCCGGTGCCCCGACCGTCCCCGCCCTCGCCGCCGTCGGCGTCCGCCGCGTGAGCGTCGGCTGCAGCCCCATGCAGGCCGTTCTCGGCCTCACCCGAAGGATCGGCCGCGAGCTCTTGAGCGCCGGCACGTACGACGCGATGGCGGGCGACTCCATCTCCGTCGCGGACGCGAACGCGCTCTTCGCCAGCCGCTGA
- a CDS encoding AlkA N-terminal domain-containing protein, giving the protein MNLDPNRCYRALEARDRRFDGRFFVGVRTTGVYCRPICPARTPKAQNVTFFKCAAAAEEAGFRPCLRCRPETAPGTPAWAGTSAVVARALRLIDAGALDDDNADGLAARLGVGERQLRRLFVKHLGAAPARVARARRVHFARRLLDETDLAVTKIALASGFGSIRQFNDAIRETFHASPTELREKRRARPAAGGLTVRLPYRPPLPWDALLGFLAARATPGIETVEDGAYRRTIRVGDEAAAIEVQPNAERHHVVLRIDAPDHLRLIDVVERVRRVLDLAADPDRIADHLRRDRRLRRMVERLPGLRVPGAWDPFELTVRAILGQQVTVRGATTLAGRLALRFGTPVDLGPGLTRLFPLPSALADAPLEKIGLPAARAKTIRSLATAVAEGRLALESAQGTEELAARLRELPGIGPWTAEYVAMRALGEPDAFPAADLGVRAALGNGAGPLPAKKVAELAEAWRPWRAYAVMYLWNSLA; this is encoded by the coding sequence GTGAACCTCGATCCCAACCGCTGCTACCGGGCGCTCGAGGCGCGCGACCGTCGCTTCGACGGCCGCTTCTTCGTCGGCGTACGCACGACCGGCGTGTACTGCCGGCCCATCTGCCCGGCCCGCACGCCGAAGGCGCAGAACGTCACATTCTTCAAGTGCGCGGCCGCGGCCGAGGAAGCGGGCTTCCGGCCGTGCCTGCGCTGCCGGCCGGAGACGGCGCCCGGGACGCCGGCGTGGGCCGGCACGTCGGCCGTGGTCGCGCGCGCGCTGCGCCTCATCGACGCGGGCGCGCTCGACGACGACAACGCGGACGGCCTCGCGGCGCGGCTCGGGGTCGGCGAGCGCCAGCTCCGCCGCCTGTTCGTGAAACATCTCGGCGCGGCGCCCGCGCGCGTCGCGCGGGCGCGGCGCGTGCACTTCGCGCGGCGCCTCCTCGACGAGACGGACCTCGCCGTGACGAAGATCGCACTCGCGTCGGGTTTCGGCAGCATCCGGCAGTTCAACGACGCGATACGGGAGACGTTCCACGCCTCGCCGACCGAGCTGCGCGAGAAGCGGCGCGCGCGCCCCGCGGCCGGCGGGTTGACGGTGCGGCTGCCCTACCGCCCGCCGCTGCCGTGGGACGCGCTGCTCGGGTTCCTCGCCGCGCGCGCCACGCCCGGCATCGAGACGGTGGAGGACGGCGCGTACCGCCGCACGATCCGCGTCGGCGACGAGGCCGCCGCGATCGAGGTGCAGCCAAACGCGGAGCGCCACCACGTCGTCCTGCGCATCGACGCGCCCGACCACCTGCGCCTCATCGACGTCGTCGAGCGCGTGCGGCGCGTGCTCGACCTCGCCGCCGATCCGGATCGCATCGCGGACCATCTGCGGCGCGATCGCCGGCTGCGGCGGATGGTCGAGCGCCTTCCCGGGCTGCGCGTCCCGGGCGCGTGGGATCCGTTCGAGCTGACCGTCCGGGCGATCCTCGGCCAGCAGGTGACGGTGCGCGGCGCGACGACGCTCGCGGGACGGCTCGCCCTGCGGTTCGGCACGCCGGTCGACCTGGGGCCGGGCCTGACGCGCCTCTTCCCGCTTCCTTCCGCCCTCGCCGATGCTCCGCTCGAGAAGATCGGGCTTCCCGCGGCCCGCGCGAAGACGATCCGCTCGCTCGCGACGGCGGTCGCCGAGGGACGGCTCGCGCTCGAGAGCGCGCAAGGCACCGAGGAGCTCGCGGCGCGACTCCGCGAGCTGCCCGGCATCGGACCGTGGACGGCCGAGTACGTCGCGATGCGCGCGCTCGGGGAGCCCGACGCGTTCCCGGCCGCCGATCTCGGCGTGCGCGCGGCGCTCGGCAACGGCGCCGGACCGTTGCCCGCGAAGAAAGTCGCGGAGCTCGCGGAGGCGTGGCGCCCGTGGCGCGCCTACGCCGTGATGTACCTCTGGAACAGCCTCGCATGA